A stretch of Palaemon carinicauda isolate YSFRI2023 chromosome 34, ASM3689809v2, whole genome shotgun sequence DNA encodes these proteins:
- the LOC137626744 gene encoding microtubule-actin cross-linking factor 1, isoforms 6/7-like — translation MLLLFLFHFLLLILLLITSVLYLLLLILLLLFILYLPLLTLLLLFKFLPSVAASAASAPIFPSVADFGAAVHLLPSSTLFEAAVLLLPSAPHSDVPLLPSVAESVANISLPLSVSVFAAVVPLLPSDAAVPLLSSTADSAGAVLLLPYAPYFAAVCPLYPSAALFAATVPLLPAAAFWSLLPSSNESGAAAVLFIKSSAVSASAVPLPPSAAELHAAFSFPPFVSDFDAAVPLLPSTAHFAAADSAATVPLLLPATDYASALPLIPCAAYFAAAVPIIPSFAESVSAVSFIPSADPAGAVNRLIYAANSAAAVPLLPSDCAAVVPLISSAADSVASVPLTPSATLSEAAVPLLHSAADFAAAVLLLSSAALSAGVHLLPYAAESAAAVSLLPSAALPATAVPLLPSAAESAAAFPILPSAADVAASVPLLPFASAAALPLLPSTADSATILPLPPSAADSAAAVPLFPFAAEFVAAIPFLPSAADFAAALPLFPTTVDSTASLSLLSAAYSAVAVPLPPSTTVFLAAVPLHPSAADYSATVPALPSAAKSAAAVPLLPSLVDFAAALYHY, via the exons ATGCTGCTGCTCTTCCTCTTCCACTTTCTGCTACTGATTCTCCTGCTGATCACATCAGTCTTATACCTTCTGCTTCTGATTCTGCTGCTGCTGTTCATCTTATACCTTCCGCTGCTCACTCTGCTGCTACTGTTCAAATTTCTTCCCTCTGTTGCTGCGTCTGCTGCTTCTGCTCCTATTTTTCCATCTGTTGCCGATTTTGGTGCTGCCGTTCATCTTCTTCCTTCATCCACTCTTTTTGAGGCTGctgttcttcttcttccttctgctCCTCA TTCTGATGTTCCTCTTCTTCCTTCTGTTGCTGAATCAGTTGctaatatttctcttcctctttcggTGTCTGTTTTTGCTGCTGTTGTTCCTCTTCTTCCTTCTGATGCAGctgttcctcttctttcttctACAGCTGATTCTGCTGGTGctgttcttcttcttccttatgcTCCTTATTTTGCTGCTGTTTGTCCTCTTTATCCTTCGGCTGCTCTTTTTGCTGCTACTGTTCCTCTTCTTCCTGCTGCTGCTTTTTGGTCACTTCTTCCTTCTTCTAATGAGTCTggtgctgctgctgttcttttcatAAAATCTTCTGCTGTTTCTGCTTCTGCTGTTCCTCTTCCTCCCTCTGCTGCTGAGTTACATGCTGCTTTTTCTTTTCCCCCTTTTGTGTCTGATTTTGATGCTGCTGTTCCTCTTCTTCCTTCTACTGCTCATTTTGCTG CTGCTGATTCTGCTGCTActgtccctcttcttcttcctgctACTGATTATGCTTCAGCTCTTCCTCTTATTCCTTGTGCAGCTTATTTTGCTGCTGCTGTTCCTATTATACCTTCTTTTGCTGAGTCGGTTTCTGCTGTTTCTTTTATTCCTTCTGCTGATCCTGCTGGTGCTGTTAATCGTCTTATTTATGCTGCGaattctgctgctgctgttcctcttcTTCCTTCTG ATTGTGCTGCTGTTGTACCTCTTAtatcttctgctgctgattctgtTGCGTCTGTTCCTCTCACTCCATCTGCTACTCTTTCTGAAGCTGCAGTTCCCCTTCTTCATTCTGCTGCTGATTTTGCTGCTGctgttcttcttctttcttctgctGCTCTTTCTGCTGGTGTTCATCTCCTTCCATATGCTGCTGAGTCTGCTGCTGCTGTGTCTCTTCTTCCTTCTGCTGCTCTTCCTGCTACTGCTGTTCCTCTTCTTCCTTCAGCTGCTGAGTCTGCTGCTGCTTTTCCTATTCTTCCttctgctgctgatgttgctgcttcTGTTCCGCTTCTTCCTTTTGCT TCTGCTGctgctcttcctcttcttccttccaCTGCTGATTCTGCTACTATTTTACCTCTCCCTCcttctgctgctgattctgctgctgctgttcctctttTTCCATTTGCTGCTGAGTTTGTTGCTGCTATCCCTTTTCTTCCTTCTGCTGCTGATTTTGCTGCTGCTCTTCCTCTTTTTCCTACTACTGTTGATTCTACTGCTTCCCTTTCCCTTCTTTCTGCTGCTTATTCTGCTGTTgctgttcctcttcctccttctaCTACTGTTTTTCTTGCTGCTGTTCCTCTTCATccttctgctgctgattattctgcTACTGTTCCAGCTCTTCCTTCTGCTGCTAAGTCTGCTGCTGCagttcctcttcttccttctcttgttgaCTTTGCTGCTGCTCTCTATCATTATTAA